A genome region from Merismopedia glauca CCAP 1448/3 includes the following:
- a CDS encoding CHAT domain-containing protein, translated as MMNSSTYYSPPTAMEKLAILTIGDGNFEQGFDRITLALYEDGEITQPPSYRFSGQLPPSAIPQLYQQWQKQYQGKVRAAFKSGKTRSSMVEDAQQLSDRLNQWLEPFTELVSQTLQLTPPDEIRLIVQTHQVTDEKTQKHLHQLPWHEWKLARNCPTEAAICFIPLNAQKLQNKEETEDRQRIRRVKVLGILGDSKDLDLETDRQIVQTLRGKGGSYSFLDCPKTADLVNIWDKRWDIICFSGHSKSAENAQTGFLFINHQETLDITELRNALTTARNQGLKLVIFNSCDGLGLAKAIADLNIPYTIVWREPVPDLVAQRFLSHLLQSFTTGKSLNQSMREAREKLQLEGVEKQYPGVTRSPVICQNSATESLTWNGLQGRTGGRIAGESWNKASQTSAEDYKFRQILLNKVRNYWVKGVLEKSLYNQVLIQLGLEQHIDAVEHPWRMAWETSDSLEQTYILPVGTRIIDQFDELGKGRTLLILGEPGSGKTITLLELARDLITDAEEDETLPMPVVFNLSTWGSEKRVKTFVDWLVEELRRGYQVSKALAKKWIENQELLLLLDGLDEVKAERRDSCLNAINQFCQEFGNTEIVVCSRIKDYNALSNKLKFQGAIYLQALNQQQIDRYLNQAGKDLTAVRRLLKEDEAMRELSTTPLMLNIMFLAYHRMSVEELPRMQSIEERRKHLFDAYIQRMFERRQKNPKYSIKQSLRWLIYLAQKMVQESQTIFYVENMQPTWLSNELSKRIYLAMKFSMLFFIIIFFWHSSTGLVIAIFANDFDYSTIQELVCQKIVFIITCSVQGFFLGLFMGLFFLIVYTFYYFLGFIEDDFS; from the coding sequence GCTCAACCTACTACAGCCCCCCAACGGCGATGGAAAAACTAGCAATCTTGACCATAGGTGACGGAAATTTCGAGCAAGGATTCGATCGCATCACCCTGGCACTCTATGAAGATGGAGAGATTACCCAGCCTCCCTCCTATCGATTTTCCGGTCAACTCCCCCCATCAGCAATTCCTCAACTCTACCAGCAATGGCAGAAGCAATATCAAGGAAAAGTCAGAGCAGCTTTTAAATCGGGAAAAACTCGCTCCTCTATGGTTGAAGATGCCCAACAATTAAGCGATCGCCTCAATCAGTGGCTCGAACCGTTTACAGAACTCGTATCTCAAACACTCCAGCTAACCCCGCCAGATGAAATTCGCCTCATCGTCCAAACTCACCAAGTTACCGATGAAAAAACGCAAAAACATCTGCACCAACTACCTTGGCACGAGTGGAAACTTGCCCGCAACTGTCCCACTGAAGCCGCTATTTGTTTTATTCCACTAAATGCCCAAAAATTGCAAAATAAGGAGGAAACTGAAGACAGACAGAGAATCAGGAGAGTCAAAGTCTTGGGCATCCTCGGTGACAGCAAAGATCTCGATTTGGAGACTGACAGACAGATCGTCCAAACGCTAAGAGGAAAAGGTGGCTCTTATTCTTTTCTAGATTGCCCAAAAACGGCAGATTTGGTAAATATTTGGGACAAACGCTGGGATATTATTTGCTTTTCCGGTCACAGCAAAAGTGCAGAAAATGCTCAAACTGGCTTCCTCTTTATCAATCATCAAGAAACATTAGACATAACCGAACTGAGAAATGCTCTTACTACTGCGCGCAATCAAGGGCTGAAATTAGTAATCTTCAATTCTTGCGATGGCTTAGGTTTAGCCAAGGCTATAGCAGACTTGAATATTCCCTACACTATTGTCTGGCGAGAACCCGTACCGGACTTAGTGGCGCAAAGGTTTCTCTCTCATCTCCTTCAGTCTTTCACCACTGGTAAATCCCTCAATCAATCCATGCGGGAAGCCAGAGAAAAATTACAGCTTGAAGGAGTTGAAAAGCAATACCCTGGCGTGACGAGATCGCCCGTCATTTGTCAGAACTCAGCAACTGAGTCGCTGACTTGGAATGGTTTGCAGGGGCGTACTGGTGGCAGAATCGCTGGGGAAAGTTGGAACAAAGCCTCTCAAACCTCTGCCGAAGATTACAAGTTTCGTCAAATCTTACTCAACAAGGTACGCAACTACTGGGTTAAAGGCGTACTAGAAAAATCATTATACAATCAAGTTTTAATTCAACTGGGTTTAGAGCAACACATAGATGCAGTCGAACATCCTTGGCGCATGGCGTGGGAAACTTCTGATTCTCTTGAGCAAACTTACATTTTGCCTGTAGGAACGAGAATTATTGACCAATTCGATGAATTAGGGAAAGGTCGAACCCTACTGATTCTGGGGGAACCCGGCTCAGGTAAGACGATAACCTTGCTCGAACTTGCCCGCGATTTGATTACTGATGCTGAGGAAGATGAAACTTTACCAATGCCTGTTGTCTTTAACCTCTCAACTTGGGGAAGTGAGAAACGAGTCAAAACTTTCGTTGATTGGCTAGTTGAGGAACTCAGGAGAGGATACCAAGTTTCTAAAGCTTTAGCGAAAAAATGGATCGAGAATCAGGAATTGTTGCTCCTATTGGATGGCTTAGATGAAGTAAAGGCAGAAAGGCGGGACTCATGTTTAAATGCAATTAATCAATTCTGTCAGGAATTTGGAAATACTGAAATTGTCGTCTGTTCTCGAATAAAAGATTACAATGCTTTGTCTAATAAACTCAAGTTTCAAGGGGCAATTTACCTTCAAGCTTTAAATCAACAACAGATCGATCGCTATCTCAATCAAGCTGGAAAAGATTTGACAGCCGTTAGGCGATTACTGAAAGAAGATGAGGCGATGCGAGAGTTATCTACAACTCCTTTGATGCTCAATATTATGTTTCTTGCTTATCATAGAATGTCGGTTGAAGAGTTGCCAAGAATGCAGTCAATAGAGGAGCGGCGTAAGCATTTGTTTGATGCTTATATTCAACGGATGTTTGAACGGCGGCAGAAAAATCCAAAATACTCAATTAAACAATCACTGCGCTGGTTAATTTATTTGGCACAGAAAATGGTTCAAGAGTCTCAGACAATTTTTTATGTCGAGAATATGCAACCCACTTGGTTGTCAAATGAATTATCAAAACGAATTTATTTGGCTATGAAATTTTCCATGCTATTTTTTATAATTATATTTTTCTGGCATTCTTCAACTGGACTTGTTA